The DNA segment cattccatatgggggctggttcgtgtcccagctgcaccacttctgatccagctctctgctatggcttgggaaagcagcagaggatggcccaagtgcttaggcccccacACCTGTGTGAGACCTAGAAGGTCCtagctggcccagctctggccctcgTGGCCATTTAGTTCGGAGTGAACCAGTCTTTCCCTtttaacactgcctctcaaatgaaaaaaaatctttccaaaaagaAGCAATATTCACCAAACAGACCTAATCACTTTAAACAGATCAACTCAGGTTACCATTCTTGATCAATAGCTCCTGAAACTGACCATTCTTGATCAATAGCTCCTGAAACTGGAAAGGTGGATACATGGTACTTTTTAGAGAAAACTCAATGGGCTATGACAATCTATAGGAAACAGTTCGATTTtgggggcaagcactgtggcatactgggtaaagcagTCACTGGCACCCTATTTGAGTACtggtttgtcccagctgctcctctcctgacccagttccctaatgcacctgcgagagcagaagatggcccaagtgcttgggccccttcacccacttgggatacctggaagcagcccaggcatgctggcttcagtctggcacacatgaagtgttgtggccatttgggtctAAACAAGTGATGTAAgatctaactctacctttcaaataaacctttaatagtTCATGATTTTGGGGTATATTGGGCCCAagtttcattttcctgttttttattGAGTGTTTATGGGTCATACAAGCAAGCTATTCATTATCATTTCAGGAATTCCCATAGCATTTActcaaatgtaaaatatttttatatgaaaataaacaagcaaacacaattgtattgtgtatatttttatttcttcaaattatttATCAGGAgtgactgaaataaaaaaatgtaattgagtcccatcatcatcatcatcatggaaATGGCTTTAAGAGAAAACTGGTCAGAAGAATATTATTGCTTCCCATTTTCAACCAGCACATAGTTGCTTTTGATAAGACAGACAAGAGCCTGTCGAGAATGCTCAAGATTATAATACAACATGCCTGTTTACAGGGGAACAAACCTAGGGAATAACTTATGTGAACTTCTTGATTTCATCATACAAGACAAGCACAAAAGCACCACCCATGCCTCTGAGGACGTTGGACCATGCACCCTTGAAAAACGCTTTGCCTCCTTCATCACGAGCAATCTTCCTCCAGCAGTCAAGTGTGCCTGTGTACATGATATCAGCTGCAAAGAATAAAGACATGGAGTTGGTGACTGAAGGCAGCCCAGAGTCCCTAGACTAAATAATACAAGAGCCCCGCCTCCAAGAACAGATGTTGGTTTCAAATTCAACATTGACACATATCTGCATGGGCAATGCTGAAAACATCAATGCAGAGTTCCCATATTGGTCTTAACCTCTAATACCATTTAAGCACCCTCATTCATAGGCATGGGAAGGGCCTGCTCAGAGGCAActgtgtaggagacacagatgctATCAGCCACATGGCTACCTGAGCAGACTGCCATTTTTAGAAGCAGGCAGCGCTAGTTTGTGGCCACAGCTTGCCCCACCCACTCCTGTGACTTTCTCTCCTGCCCAAGTGGGACTTACTTCCTTTACGCCCCGACTGCATCATCATGCGCCGACGAACAGTGTCAAATGGATAGGAAGTCAACCCAGCAACAGCAGTGACAGACTGCGCAATCATCCAGCTGATGAAGATGTGTGTGTTCTTGGGATCTGGAAGCATtcctgggaaagaaaaagagacacttTTATTGGACAGCAGCTTTATGGACCTGTTGTTTTCCAGTCCCTGAACACGAGGGCTGTTATCAGATGACCTTGACTTCTTTCAGCAATTAAAACACAAATCTCTGGCTCCTGAAATACTCAATTGACtcaatgatcttttaaaaattgtctcaCCAGAAACATCTTTAAAGCACACAGTAAACTCACCTTTTGCGGTGTCATAGATACCGAAGTAGGCAGCCCGGTAGATGATAATGCCCTGTACAGACACATTAAAGCCTTGGTACAGGCCCCTAATCCCATCAGATTTGTAGATCTTAACCAGGCAGTCGCCGAGGCCTCTGAATTCCCTTTCAGCTCCAGCTTTGCCCACGTCAGCTGCTAGACGGGTACGGGCAAAATCAAGAGGGTACACGAAACACAAGGATGTGGCTCCAGCAGCACCACCTGATGCCAGATTTCCTGCAAAGTAGCGCCAAAACTGGGTCCTCTTGTCCACGCCACCCAGAAAGATCTGCTTGTATTTATCTTTGAAGGCAAAGTTGAGAGCCTGGGTGGGGAAGTATCTGATGACATTGGCCAGGTTACCACGCCAGAAGGACAGGACTCCCTGCTCCTTGGGGATACGAACCACGCAGTCTATAATGCCCTTGTATTGCTTATCGGCAGTGATTTGCTTGCTGGCATGCTGCACCTGATGGACAAGAAGAGGGTGAACCGGGGATAGTTAAAACATGGAGGATAAAAAGAGCATACGTTTATCATCTCAATTAGTGTGTTTTATAAGGGTCCCTCCTCTGTCTCCAACATCACACAGGCTGGACTCGCCTCTCTCTAACACTGTCACATGGGATCTGCACCATCTAAAGCATTAAGCCTCCACAGCTTTGGTGGGGATGGGTCACCTTCAGGCGGACCGGCTGACCTTTAGACCTGGAGGGAAGGTCATTACCTCAGTCGCAGGTTCAGAGGCGCTAAGGCGGGTCCCATGTAGGGCGCAGTCACCTTGGTGACCGCGGCCAACGCCTCAGGTCTCCTGAGCCGCTTCCCTCGCGCTccgcccctccccttctcctagAGGTGACCCGGCCGCCATCATCCCTCTGCTCGCCCGCGCGCGCCCTCTAGAGCCAGGCGGAAGAGCGCGCCGCGCAGGAAGGCTGGCCGAGGGGAAGCGGCAGCGGCTGCGCGGGGGCGGACGTAGAAGGCACACGCGCTTCCCGGCGCCGGCTTCCGGCCGGGTGAGGTTTGAGCGCGGCCGGCGACTAGGCCGCCGATGGACCGGTCCGCGTGGCCTACCCAAAGCTGTTCTCTCCTTGCCGCGACCTTGAGGTCTTCGGCAAGGACAGATGTCTCTTCCTAGCGCTGGCTTTCAGGCTTCGCCCTTGACCCCAAGGCCCGGGGTTACAGTCTGTCCCAGACTGCCCCAATCGCCTTCGCTGCCTCACGCACGCCGAGGCCCTCGTCTTCCCCACTTCCCTCTGCCCCCGATCCCTTCCTAGACTCATAACTTCGGGTCACGAAAGGCATCTCCCCAAGTTTGCCTTTTGTTCTGACTTTGCAGCCATCCCTGCCTCACCTTGCCACTTCCCTGAGCATGTCTACAGAGTTAGCTCCCCTCTACCCTTTTCTGTgcgaccccctccccccacttcctgGTTGGGGACCTCGGCCCCAGGACGTACCtgcagcagcagcttgaccctctCGATGGGCGCTACCGCGGTCTTGGAGATGGCCGCAGCCACTCCACCTGCCAGAAAGTCCTTGGCGAAGGACACAGCGGCATCTGTCATGTTGGAAGGAAAGAGGAGCCAGGCGACTGCGGGACAGGACTGGGCTGGGAACCGGCTTTGACTCCGGGACTCTGGGGCGGAGCAAAGCAAATGGCCGATTTATATAGGGGGAGGCAGAGCCGGAGCTGCAGGCGTCGGGGGCGGACCGGGGCGGGCACAGAGTGCAGCGCGCAAAGAAGCAGAGCCGCTGATTGGCTCCGTGCGCTAGGGGAGGAGCTGCTAGGTCGGGCCAGAGGCCACCCTGCGTACAGCCCCGGCTCTCCCGAGGCGTCTGACCTGGCTGGAGGAAGGGGACCCCTACAGTATACCCAGGAGATGCACGCTGGTCCTGAGGGAGGCCTTGGGATGGGGAGGAAGGACGAGGTCATGGGTGGGCCTGGACAAAACCTGCTGGAGCAGGACCAGGCCTAGGGGTGAGGCAGTAGTTAAGGGGACGCCAAAACTTAGTAATTAAGAGAATATTTAattgcaatatttaaaaaattccaacGAGCAAACTAtggcctgtttttgtaaataaagtttaattaGGATTAGGATGAAGCATGGGGGGCaagtggaaattttaaatttccatcATTTGTTCATCATAAATTTCTGTgttacttttgatttttaaaaatgctacattACGGTTATTTTAATTACTGAGTTGTTCCTAAAGCAAGGCAAGTGCCTCCCTCTTCTCACCCTAGACCCAGCACTGCCCTTGAGCTTCACCTGTGAAAGCAAGAGCAACTTGggggagcagcagagctgggacgccGTCTGGGTGCCTGAGGCCCTCATTTGCAAATGAAGCTTAACAAAGATCTTCCCAGGAATTGGCCTAGGAGAATCCAAATGACTGAGCTTGGAGCGAGGAAGTGATTTTACCCTGAAGCCAGATACAAAAAAGTTGTACCCTGAGGGTTAAGAAACTTAACAAGGTTAAAAGCAAGGTTGATGGCTGGCTTCCTGACCGGAGATTTCTGAATTCCAGAATGTTTAGAGGAATCAATAGAATTAGATCCACAGCCCTTGTATCAATGGAGGAGTGCTTCCGGAGCTTGTTggtccccctacccccaccctccaccctccacccctaAGCGTTTGCCACACAAGTCGGTAAAATCCTACTGTTAGCTTGAGCACACTCCCTCCGGTTCGGAACCTGTTTATAACCGTTGAAAACTGGAACTGCCGCTGAAACTTAGGTGCCCAGAATAATTGAGGCCGTTGCACACTGAAGGCAGAGGGGGCACATTTCCTCACtcgcctgccctctctctccttctccagaTCTGCCTGTTAAAGGGTCCAATtctagggttaaaaaaaaaagctgcaatgTTTCTCTTGAGGTGATTATAATAGCTTTGTAGCTAGTTGCAGAAATGACCTTGCTATATTGTTTCAGAGAAATGATGCAGTGTATCCTCTGAAAGTGATATGGTGAGAGAAACAATAGCCAAAGAAAAATTCtatagagactttttttttaagttttattttatttatttgaaaggctaactAACAGAAAgacatcttttatctgctggttcacgccccagatggccacaatagccagagctgagccaggctgaagccaggagtttcatttgggtctcccacatgggtggcaggggcccaagcatttgggtcatcttctattgctttcccaggcacattagcagagagctggatcagaactggagcagcccttgctaatggcctgggaaaagcagcagaagatggcccaagtgcttgggaccctgctgcccacatgggagacctagaagaagctcctggctcctggctttggcctggcccagtcttggccattgcagccaagtggatggaagatctctctctccatctttctataactctgactttgaaataaataaatctttttttttttttaaatagtggaacagctgggacttgaactgacatttgATACAagggcttaaccctctgtgccacaatgctggccactgtaAGGAGGTAGTTTTTATGATacacttcaaaataaaattcatgagCCCTTCTAGTTTGAATTCTTGACATTTCAATAATGGACTTTATTCAAATGTTAATTACTCCTCAGATACTCaggtaacatttttctttttttttttttaaagatttatttatttataaggcagatttacagagaggcagaggcagagagagagagagagagagagagagaggtatcttccattcgcTCCTTCATTTCCcgaatagctgcaatggctggagctgcacccatctgaagccagaagccagaagccaggagcttcttcttggtctcccacgcaggtgcaggggcccaaggacttgggccatcttctactgctttcccaggccacaacagagagctggattggaagtggaacagccaggaccggcacccatatgggatgctggcactgccggcggtggctttacctgctatgccacagcaccagcctctcaggTAACCTTTTTTCACATGTGACCTTTCATTGGCCACATCTGTTACTTCCTGTGAGCATGATGCTAACTGTATTCTATTCCAGAACTCTTTTGCCATTTCAACCAATTCCAGGTTTACTATTTTGTTAGGTTTATTTACACAAAATGAATGATCAAATAATTTCACAGAATTTGTCCCTTCTCAGTCTTTGGGTGATTAAGAATAGTTTTATTGAAGATGAAATACAAGATGGGTCATTTAAAAGCAACTTCCTGGTATGACGTGGTATTTTACTAAATCCACCATTAACTGGGGCTCCCCTAGTtgcctattttaaaaagttatttatttatttgaaaggcaaagtgtgtgtgtggcaggggagaaagatcttcatcccctggctcactccccaaatgtctgcaacagcctgggctaggtcaggctgaagccaggagccaggaactccatctgggcctcctgacagggtgataggggcccaaggacttgagtcatcaactgctgtctcccaggtgcattagcagcaagccgGACCAGGTGTgtggaagtgggacttgaaccagcactcctatatggaatgccagcatcagcaTCGAAAGCCACAACACATACCACCCATGGTTGTCTAGTGCCAGTATATTTCAAGGAATCAGATGTTCTCCAAAGTGTCAAGGTCATGAAAGACAAAGACCGAGGAACTGTCACAGACTAATGGAGACTAGGGAGACTTGATCACTTAATGCAATGTATGATCCTGGGTTGGATCCTGGATCAGAAAAAGGACATTAgccggccggcactgtggctcacttggctaatcctccgcctgtggcgccagcaccccgggttctagtcccagttggggtgctggattctgtcccggttgctcctcttccagtccagctctctgctgtggcccgggaaggtggtggaggatggcataagtgcttggaccctgcacccacatgagagactaggaggaagcacctggctcctggctttggatcagcatagctctggccattgtggccatctgaggagtgaaccaacagaaggaagacctttctctcggtctctctctcactatctgtaattctacctgtcaaataaataaataaaaatcttgaaaaaaaaagacttatttacttgcgaggaagagtcacagacagacagagagagagagactgagagagaagtctttcatccgctggttcactcccccaaatggccgcaacagttggagctgggctgatctgaagttaggagccaggagtgggtgcagggaccacttgggccatcttctactcctttcccagaccataagcagacagctggatcagaagaggagcagcagggatacgaacctgtgcccatatgggatgtcggccctgcaggcagaggcttaacctactatgccacagcactggcccgagaATAATATTAATACTAATAATGATTATGTTGATAGTGATATGTGGCTAATCCACTGGTTAAAAGCTAATCCCTGCAGTGAGACATAGTAGAATATCTGGGTTAGTAACTATTGTGTTTCTGGGAGCTTTGTAGAATAAAAGtataataaagaaagaagaacTAAAGCTAAGGCAGTACCTATTAATTCTCGAGAAAAAACAAGGAAGAGAGTcagaaattataattaaaactTCAGGTATCTATGTAGCAACACCCCAAATAGAGATAACAAAGTGAATGTAAAATTTTCCTACAAGCGGGTAAATGCAATTGTATGGATATCATTCACACTTGGTAGGATGGGACTTGTGGCTGGCCTCTGGAAAACAAAGAGTAAACTTTGTTCACACAGATACCACATAGGCATAGGGGAAGAGGAGCGAGCGCAGTAGTATACTCACTGCAAGAAAGTATAACTAGTAATTCATTAGAAGGTGAAAAGTATTCAGCTAGAATATAAGGGAGAAATGAAAGTGATTGTAGTTGTGGAAGTAAATGAGAGACTTCTGAGAAAGATAAAAGGTATGAGTAATAAGTACTTCTTAAAACTGTCACATAGTCAAAAAATGGTGATCAGAACCTAGGTCATCTGAATGTCTGCCGGAAGTTTCACTATTCTGGTAGCAATGCCTCGGATAAATTCTTGCTCTCCTGCTGATAACTGAAGTTCTCCTAAGAGTGAAGAAGCGATGAGGTAAATTGCTAAGCTGGGCTTAATCCTGACAACAAATGAGGAATCTAGGTAGTGAAATGAAAGGAACAAGAACCTTAGGGAGGGGCCTGCACTGCAGtgaggcatcccacatgggctccagttcgagtcccggctgctccacttccaatccagctccctggtaatgcgcctgggaaagcagtggaggatggcttaagtccttgggcccctgcaccatgtgggagacttggaagaagctcctggctcctggcttcagattggcttagctcctgccattgcagccatttagggagtgaaccagcgggtggaagacctctctgtgtgtctctacctctctctgtaactctgtctttcagataaattaaataaatattttttttaaaaaggatcagAGAAAATATAAGTGTGATCTGACCAAATACCAAAATAGAAAGATGGCTCCAGAAGGAATAGGATTCACAAAGAAAATCCAGAACTGTACAATTTGGGAAAATTCCAATGAGAAGTTAAATGCCTAGAGATCTATTAAGCTATAATGTCCTTATAGATTCTTCTTGGGTGAGCTCAGATTTTGAAAGTACTCCTGCATGTAGAGATGACAGAAGGATGGCCAGGCTTCCCAGTTCAAAGACTAAAGAGTATCTGAACCTGAAGGAACTGAGTCATAAGGGCCAAAGTCCAGAATAAACCCAGGCTTTTACAATGGGAATGACCACAATAAAGAGTTCTAATGCTGTATTCAGTGCAAGATTTTTAAGGATGGGGAGATAGAGCTTAATGGTAGCGTGTGTGAAAAGAACTGGCAGTCTTAGCTGATTGAGTTGGCAATGCcaaaaaaatgctaagaaatCTTGAATTGCGTTAAGAGAATGATAGTAAAAAGATGAGGGAGACCTTCCTTCCCGTTTGGATTTCTAGGGATTAGCCCATAGATTTTATACGCAATTCTGAATACCATGTTTAAGAGGACAGTAACAAACTGTCAAAGGAGGCAATCAGGAAAGTGATCAGAGAGTACATTATGTCATATGAGAAATGGCTGAATAAATGAGAAAGATGTAATTTGGAAAGAGCTTTGGATGAAAGAGAGACAGGACAATTGTCTTTATAACTGAAGGCATGTCAGGTAGAAGAGAATTAGACATTATATATGGAATTAACACCATAGACCAGCTCAGCAAGAAATTACTTTCTAAAATATGAGTTACAGAAAGGTGGAATGGGATG comes from the Oryctolagus cuniculus chromosome X, mOryCun1.1, whole genome shotgun sequence genome and includes:
- the SLC25A5 gene encoding ADP/ATP translocase 2, with protein sequence MTDAAVSFAKDFLAGGVAAAISKTAVAPIERVKLLLQVQHASKQITADKQYKGIIDCVVRIPKEQGVLSFWRGNLANVIRYFPTQALNFAFKDKYKQIFLGGVDKRTQFWRYFAGNLASGGAAGATSLCFVYPLDFARTRLAADVGKAGAEREFRGLGDCLVKIYKSDGIRGLYQGFNVSVQGIIIYRAAYFGIYDTAKGMLPDPKNTHIFISWMIAQSVTAVAGLTSYPFDTVRRRMMMQSGRKGTDIMYTGTLDCWRKIARDEGGKAFFKGAWSNVLRGMGGAFVLVLYDEIKKFT